The following are from one region of the Pocillopora verrucosa isolate sample1 chromosome 3, ASM3666991v2, whole genome shotgun sequence genome:
- the LOC131799629 gene encoding uncharacterized protein: MEVEGETGNKRKGKFRSCRRKKRKGFHGKKAWEVRMEAEENDRNDTSVESHVEPQPSTSKAQSEYDDFLDRTAPKNMSELKLMNSSFENFDRQEAVTTRSQSSSAEICVHEEAHGFKLQDAKLLSECFAVSAICSSCRNSKSKLQLFQDSASRNGLAELMYLKCSYCGIVTPLNTSTRLGGKGGGPHEVNRRSVLSSHQWGRAGLAKFCAGMELPPPVTKKAYNQHMKQVEKLAVSNAETLMCEAAERLRQLASHEDEECVVEIDGQSVCKVAVSIDGTWQKRGHSSKIGVVFAVSVMTGEIIDYEVKSLICKECSSKEHTDKTSADYLSWKESHASHCEVNHVGSSEEMESSGAVSIFSRSIDKRKLIYSTFVGDGDSSCFGRVNSKMIELYGDKYPVVKEECVGHVQKRLGTALRNYKRNIKMAGLKMSDGGKVDGRGRLTDNFVDRMQKYYGRAIRENAGDLHQMKNSVWAIYHHMIKDDSCTLEEQHKLCPKGEGTWCKFWKAPEEYKEDNRLPCVFIDELKPIFIRLTNDDLLKRCLQGQTQNRNESINGQLWSRCPKSRYCGKRRVVVAVCETVGVFNTGAASKASLLESCGISPGRNMLKALKKEDQERIASAAHKISSKYRKRRQTIRSMKNSKADKLAYQAGAFGTSFKPETDGRKKKKNPPKKKKSTVALPAPSSSSGLDIVFVVPDVEFVAKERTEQK; encoded by the coding sequence atggaAGTCGAGGGAGAAACCGGTAATAAGAGAAAAGGGAAGTTTAGATCGTGTcgaaggaagaaaaggaaaggttTTCACGGGAAAAAAGCGTGGGAAGTGCGAATGGAAGCCGAGGAAAATGACAGAAATGACACCAGCGTGGAATCACACGTGGAGCCACAACCGAGCACGTCCAAGGCTCAAAGTGAGTACGATGACTTTCTAGACCGTACTGCGCCGAAAAATATGTCGGAATTGAAACTTATGAACAGTTCTTTTGAGAACTTCGATCGCCAAGAAGCAGTTACCACTCGTTCTCAAAGTAGCTCAGCAGAAATTTGTGTTCACGAGGAGGCACATGGCTTCAAGCTACAAGATGCGAAGCTACTATCAGAGTGCTTTGCTGTATCAGCTATTTGCAGCTCGTGCCGAAATTCAAAGTCAAAACTGCAGCTATTTCAAGATAGCGCTAGTAGAAATGGCCTTGCTGAATTGATGTATTTGAAATGCTCGTATTGTGGTATCGTAACTCCTCTGAATACAAGTACCAGACTAGGTGGCAAGGGTGGTGGGCCACATGAAGTGAACCGAAGGTCTGTGCTTTCATCTCACCAATGGGGTCGTGCTGGCCTGGCAAAGTTTTGTGCTGGAATGGAACTTCCACCTCCAGTTACCAAGAAGGCCTATAATCAGCACATGAAGCAAGTTGAAAAATTAGCTGTGAGTAATGCTGAGACATTAATGTGTGAAGCAGCAGAAAGGCTAAGACAACTAGCTTCCCATGAAGATGAAGAATGCGTGGTGGAGATTGATGGCCAATCAGTGTGCAAAGTTGCTGTTTCAATAGATGGAACATGGCAGAAGAGAGGGCACAGCTCTAAGATTGGTGTAGTGTTTGCTGTTTCAGTTATGACAGGAGAAATTATTGACTATGAGGTGAAATCCCTCATCTGCAAGGAATGCTCATCTAAGGAACACACCGATAAAACATCAGCTGATTATCTTTCTTGGAAAGAGTCACATGCAAGCCATTGTGAAGTGAACCATGTGGGTTCCTCTGAAGAAATGGAGTCCTCAGGAGCAGTTAGCATCTTCAGTCGTAGCATTGACAAGAGGAAGCTGATATATTCTACCTTTGTGGGAGATGGTGATAGCAGCTGTTTTGGTAGAGTCAATTCAAAAATGATTGAACTTTACGGAGACAAATATCCAGTGGTTAAGGAAGAATGTGTTGGCCATGTGCAGAAGAGATTAGGGACTGCCCTCAGAAATTACAAGAGAAATATAAAGATGGCTGGCCTAAAGATGTCGGATGGAGGAAAGGTTGATGGAAGGGGTCGACTAACTGACAATTTTGTGGACAGAATGCAAAAATATTATGGAAGAGCCATACGTGAAAATGCAGGTGATTTACACCAAATGAAGAACAGTGTATGGGCAATCTATCATCACATGATAAAAGATGATTCATGTACCCTAGAGGAGCAGCATAAGCTATGTCCCAAAGGTGAAGGCACCTGGTGCAAATTTTGGAAGGCTCCAGAAGAATATAAAGAGGACAACCGCCTTCCTTGTGTTTTTATTGATGAACTGAAGCCAATTTTCATTAGGCTTACTAATGATGATTTATTGAAGAGGTGTTTGCAGGGACAAACCCAGAATCGAAATGAGAGCATTAATGGACAGTTATGGTCAAGATGCCCCAAGAGCCGTTATTGTGGAAAGAGACGAGTTGTCGTTGCAGTTTGTGAGACTGTTGGGGTGTTTAACACAGGAGCTGCAAGTAAAGCATCCCTTCTGGAATCCTGTGGAATCTCTCCCGGCAGGAATATGTTAAAAGCATTGAAGAAGGAGGACCAGGAGAGAATTGCCTCAGCTGCTCACAAGATCAGCTCAAAATATCGAAAGCGGCGACAGACCATTCGGtctatgaaaaattcaaaggCTGACAAGTTGGCTTATCAGGCTGGAGCATTTGGCACAAGTTTCAAACCAGAGACAgatggaagaaagaaaaagaaaaatcctccTAAGAAAAAGAAGTCAACAGTAGCTTTGCCTGCTCCATCTTCATCAAGTGGACTTGACATTGTATTTGTTGTCCCGGATGTGGAATTTGTAGCTAAAGAAAGAACTGAGCAAAAGTAA